The Montipora foliosa isolate CH-2021 chromosome 1, ASM3666993v2, whole genome shotgun sequence genome has a window encoding:
- the LOC138003351 gene encoding beta-2 adrenergic receptor-like — translation MLSLSNASRIFNCSKSGDNCSSVPEPYGPPSVEIFTASVIVVLALIGALIVVVNGLVVSMVYKKKTLRSFTNLFLGSLALSDLVTGLVGVPLLLVCNMIRADICISSAFFIRFTGISSICHVLLIALDRYFAIVHPYRRASLITKRRAICAICLVWVFACLFSAIQLSWDNLNFGDASESEESVDINIGYSIIFLVLFFLVPLLLMCFIYGRIFYISFKIAKNDRHLQDALHRGSRAVHREWRGRSVLVIMVVIFGGCWLPFFLAMLNDHSSEPDPTPSLVWMQRLLSVLVFIPPLTNPLLCTLAKKDFRQVLRGMIFKHKCRQKYRERAHDPLHHYAAHSSQSEAIIKTTTL, via the coding sequence ATGCTGTCTTTATCAAATGCTTCCCGGATCTTCAATTGCTCAAAATCTGGAGATAATTGCTCTAGCGTTCCTGAACCTTACGGACCCCCATCGGTTGAAATTTTTACTGCGTCAGTGATCGTAGTTTTAGCCCTGATTGGCGCACTCATTGTCGTGGTTAATGGTCTTGTAGTCTCTATGGtctacaaaaagaaaactttgagGTCGTTTACGAACTTGTTTCTCGGTTCGTTAGCGCTCTCCGATCTCGTGACTGGCTTGGTGGGAGTTCCTCTCCTGTTGGTGTGTAACATGATAAGAGCAGACATATGCATATCCTCCGCTTTTTTCATTCGATTCACCGGTATTTCGTCAATTTGTCATGTTCTTCTCATTGCCCTAGATCGTTATTTCGCGATAGTACATCCATATAGGCGCGCGTCACTCATCACAAAAAGGCGCGCAATCTGTGCTATCTGCTTGGTTTGGGTGTTTGCGTGTTTATTCTCCGCCATTCAATTATCATGGGATAACTTGAACTTCGGCGACGCTTCAGAATCTGAAGAGTCCGTCGATATCAACATTGGGTACAGTATAATCTTCCTAGTACTTTTCTTCCTTGTTCCTCTTCTGCTGATGTGCTTCATCTATGGACGTATATTCTACATCTCCTTTAAGATTGCCAAAAATGATCGCCATCTGCAAGACGCCCTGCATCGGGGATCTCGTGCCGTTCATCGTGAGTGGCGAGGCCGAAGTGTGTTGGTGATAATGGTTGTAATTTTTGGGGGCTGTTGGCTACCATTTTTCTTGGCTATGTTAAATGATCATTCCAGCGAACCAGATCCAACTCCTTCTCTTGTTTGGATGCAGCGTTTGCTTTCTGTTCTTGTTTTTATTCCTCCACTGACAAATCCGCTGTTATGCACGTTGGCCAAGAAAGATTTCCGACAAGTTTTACGAGGGATGATCTTCAAACACAAATGTCGTCAAAAATACCGGGAAAGGGCACACGATCCTCTTCATCACTACGCTGCGCATAGCTCGCAAAGCGAGGCAATAATTAAAACGACGACACTATGA